In a single window of the Nocardiopsis composta genome:
- a CDS encoding alpha/beta fold hydrolase has protein sequence MGTGIVLVHGLRVSSTMWRPQVEALRGQGRRVAAPDLPGHGSRRGEPFTLGSAVDAVLEAVDGVGGRALLVGLSLGGFVSIAAAAAGPDRVRGLVAASCTARPAQALAQVYRIPAALLEVLPDKGASVNERFHRLRLPGEGAEAVLGGGLAMEAARSVIDEIADMDVLGPLGAYPGPVWLVNGARDHFRIHEKRFLDACAEGRLVNVPRAGHMVSLDQPENFTRLVGDAADVVELRELRAAARGEVEGPPVRRASVEGPGGG, from the coding sequence ATGGGCACGGGCATCGTTTTGGTGCATGGTCTTCGGGTGTCGTCGACGATGTGGCGTCCGCAGGTGGAGGCGTTGCGGGGGCAGGGGCGCCGGGTGGCGGCGCCGGATCTGCCGGGGCACGGGTCGCGGCGGGGTGAGCCGTTCACGCTGGGGTCGGCGGTGGATGCGGTGTTGGAGGCGGTGGACGGTGTGGGGGGCCGTGCGCTGCTGGTGGGGTTGAGTCTGGGCGGGTTCGTGTCGATCGCGGCGGCCGCTGCGGGGCCGGATCGGGTGCGGGGGCTGGTGGCGGCGAGTTGCACGGCGCGGCCGGCGCAGGCGTTGGCGCAGGTGTATCGGATTCCGGCGGCGCTGTTGGAGGTGCTGCCGGACAAGGGTGCGTCGGTGAACGAGCGGTTCCACCGGTTGCGGTTGCCGGGTGAGGGTGCCGAGGCGGTGCTGGGCGGGGGTCTGGCGATGGAGGCGGCGCGGTCGGTGATCGATGAGATCGCGGATATGGACGTGTTGGGGCCGTTGGGGGCCTATCCGGGTCCGGTGTGGTTGGTGAACGGGGCGCGGGACCATTTCCGGATCCATGAGAAGCGGTTCTTGGACGCGTGTGCGGAGGGGCGGTTGGTGAACGTTCCTCGGGCGGGGCACATGGTGAGTCTGGATCAGCCGGAGAATTTCACCCGGTTGGTGGGTGATGCCGCTGACGTGGTGGAGCTGCGGGAGTTGCGGGCCGCGGCGCGGGGGGAGGTCGAGGGGCCGCCGGTGCGGAGGGCTTCGGTGGAGGGGCCCGGCGGGGGGTGA
- a CDS encoding exodeoxyribonuclease III — protein sequence MSFEISTVNVNGLRAAARKGFVEWLGSTGADAVCLQEVRAEPGQLPAEAGAPAGWHVVLVPSAAKGRSGVAVYSRAEPDAVRTGFGVEEFAGSGRYVEVDLGAVSVGSLYLPSGEVGTERQEEKERFMAAFLPYLVRRRAEVEAAGRELVVCGDWNIAHREADLKNWRANRRSSGFLPEERAWLSRVFEEVGLVDVVRDLHPGVEGPYSWWSYRGRAFDNDAGWRIDYQVATPGLAARAVKARVERAASHDLRWSDHAPVSVVYGAS from the coding sequence GTGTCCTTTGAGATTTCGACGGTGAACGTGAACGGGTTGCGGGCCGCGGCGCGCAAGGGGTTCGTGGAGTGGTTGGGTTCCACGGGGGCCGATGCGGTGTGCCTGCAGGAGGTGCGGGCCGAGCCGGGGCAGCTGCCGGCGGAGGCGGGGGCGCCGGCGGGGTGGCATGTGGTGCTGGTGCCTTCGGCGGCCAAGGGCCGGTCGGGGGTGGCGGTGTATTCGCGTGCGGAGCCCGATGCGGTGCGGACCGGGTTCGGGGTGGAGGAGTTCGCCGGTTCGGGGCGGTATGTGGAGGTGGACCTGGGGGCGGTTTCGGTGGGGAGCCTGTATCTGCCCTCGGGCGAGGTGGGGACGGAGCGCCAGGAGGAGAAGGAGCGGTTCATGGCCGCCTTCCTGCCCTACCTGGTGCGGCGGCGCGCCGAGGTGGAGGCGGCCGGTCGTGAGCTGGTGGTGTGCGGGGACTGGAACATCGCGCACCGGGAGGCGGATTTGAAGAACTGGCGGGCCAACCGGAGGAGTTCGGGGTTCCTGCCGGAGGAGCGGGCGTGGTTGTCGCGGGTCTTCGAGGAGGTGGGGCTGGTGGATGTGGTGCGGGATCTGCACCCGGGGGTGGAGGGGCCGTATTCGTGGTGGTCCTATCGGGGGCGGGCCTTCGACAATGATGCGGGGTGGCGGATCGATTACCAGGTGGCGACGCCGGGGTTGGCGGCGCGGGCGGTGAAGGCGCGGGTGGAGCGGGCCGCTTCGCATGATCTGCGCTGGTCCGATCATGCGCCGGTGTCGGTGGTGTACGGGGCGTCGTGA